The nucleotide sequence CGCCGGGCGCCGTCGGCCGCGACGGCCAGCAGGAACACGCCGTATCCGGCGAGGACGCCGACGGGCACGCCGTCCACGTCGGCGGGGAGGGCCAGGACGAGCAGCGCGGCGGTGGCGATCCAGCAGAGCGCGGCGCCGATCCAGTTGCGCAGGAGGACGTAACCGAGGCCCAGGCAGGAGAGGTTGAGCAGGCCGGTCATGACGGCCTGCGCCGGGTTGGCCTCCCCGCGCGGCGGCGGCCCGAAGCCCGGCGGCGGCCCGAAGCCGGGCGGAGCCCCGGGCGGCGGCGGAGGCGCCCCCACCCCGGCCCAGCCGGGCGCCACGGCGGGCCCGCCGCCGCCGGGCCCGGAGGCGGCGGGGCCGGAGGGGCCGGAGGCCGCGGGACCGGTGGGGCCGGCGGGGTGGTCCGCTGCGGCGGCCTGGGGCGGGCCGAAGCCCGCCGAGGGCCGCGCCTCCCAGGGCGCGGGCCCCACGGCACCCTCACCGGCCGCAGGCCCGGAGGCGGGAGCCCCACCGGCCGGAGGCCCGAAAGCGAGAGTCCCGTCACCCGAGGGCGCGGGCGTCGCGGCGCCGCCCGACGGCCCGGCGGCGGGAGCCCCGCCCGCCGGAGGCCCGGAGGCGGCAGCGCCGCCCACCGACGGCCCGAAAGCAAGCGTCCCGCCGTCCGGCGGCCCGGAGGCCGCACCCCCGCCGCCCGAGGGCGCGGGCGTCACGGCCCCGCCGCCCGACGGCCCGGAAGCCGCACCCCCGCTCCCCGGCGCCCCAGGCGCCCCGCCCCCCGAGGCCCGGGGCCCCTCGTCCGACGGGGACGCGGACGGTGCCGGAGACGCCGCCTTCAGCATCCGCGTCGACGAGTCCGCCACGTCCGCGTCCGAACTCGCCGGCGAGCCCGCCACGTGCGGGCTCCCCGGCGAGTCCGCCACATGCCGGCTCCCCGGCGAGTCCGCCTTACCCGGGCTTCCCGGCGAATCCTCCACGTTCGAGCTCCCCCACGAGTCCGCCGGTCCTGCCGGTCTGGTCGATGTGTCGTCCCCCACAGGCCGGTCGGACGGCTCGGGACGTGCGTCGTTCGGTTCTTCCCCCACCACGGTTCCCCCTCGTGGGCCCATGCGCGGTGGCACCCCACCGTCGCCTCATGGGCCTACCCTTCACGGTCTCCTCACACGCGTCCACCGTTCCGGGAAGCCGGTGACCAACCTGCGACGTACCCGCTACCGGTTTTCGCCCCACGCAGGGCCTAGAGTCGCCAGGTGCCGTACGACCACCGGAAGACCTCCCGCCGCGCCCGCCCCCGTACCCTCGCCCTCGTGCTCGCCGCGACGGGCTGCTGCGCCGTGCTCGCCGGGTGTGGGGCGCCGGAGGTGTCGCCGCCGGGCGGGAAGTCCGCGGAGAGCCCGACGGCCTCCCGGACGACCAACGGCGGCGCCACCACCACCGCGCCCGCCCCGCAGGGGAGTCCCACGGCCGGGCACGGCGGGCCGAGCGTCCAGGCGGGGGCGCGCACGCTCGCCGGGCGGACCGTCGTCATCGACCCCGGTCACAACTCCGGCAATTTCCGCCACTCGTCCGAGATCGACCAGAAGGTGAACATCGGTACGAACCGCAAGGAGTGCGACACCACGGGCACGTCCACGAACGGCGGCTACACCGAGGCCTCGTTCACCCTCGACGTCTCCCGCCGGCTGCGCGAGCTCCTCACCGCGCGCGGCGCGAAGGTGGTCCTCACCCACGACGCCGACCGCGCCTGGGGGCCCTGCATCGACGAGCGGGCGAAGATCGGCAACGCGGCCCGCGCCGACGCCGTCGTCTCCGTCCACGCGGACGGTTCCGCCGTGGGCCACCGCGGCTTCCATGTGATCCTGCCCGCACGCGTGCGCGAGGGCGCGGCCGACACCGCGAAGATCGTCGGCCCCTCCCGCGAACTGGGCGAGCGGATCGCCGCCCAGTTCGCCCGCGCGACCGGAACGGCCCCCGCCAACTACCTCGGTTCCGGTACAGGGTTGGACGTACGGGACGATCTCGGCGGCCTCAATCTCTCAACCGTGCCCAAGGTCTTCGTCGAATGCGGCAATATGCGTGATCCGAAGGACGCCCAGCTGCTCACGTCGGCGGCGTGGCGGCAGCGGGCGGCCCAGGGGATCGCGGACGGCATCGCCACCTACCTCAAGGGGTAGGACCCGCGAGCGATAGATTCGCTCCGTACGATGGGGGCCGCCCCCGTGCCGCCCCCCGTGCCATGACCTTGAGCGCCACCCCGACGCGACGACCCGACGAAGGACTCTTACGTGAATATCCGCTCCCTCACCCGAGGCGATGGCGTGCTGATCGGTGCAGCGGTGGTGCTGTTCATCGCCTCGTTCCTCGGCATCTCCGGCTGCGACGCCCCCGAGGCGATCTGCGACCAGGTGAACAACCCGAACTCCTGGGAGTTGTCCTACCTCGGCTGGGGCGCCTTCTTCCTCGGCCTCGCCGGTGCGGCGCTCGTCGTCTTCTCCCGCAGCCTGCCGCAGCCCCTCAAGGTGGCCGGGCTCGACCTGGGCCAGGTCGGTGCCGCGTTCACCGTCGCCGCCGCGTGGAACCTGCTCATGTGGATCTTCGAGGCGGAGAACGCCGGCGCGGGCCTGGTCCTGGGCCTGATCGCCGCCCTGGTCCTGGCCGGCGCGGCCGTGGCCGGTCCGATGGTCCCGGCCCTCAAGGCCCCGCTCGTCGGCGCCCCGAAGCCGCCCACCCCGCAGCCGTACGGCATGCAGCCGGGCCAGCCCGGCCCGCAGGGCGTCCCCGGTGGCTACGGCTACCCGGGCGCGCAGCACCCGCAGTACGGCGGTCCGCAGGACGCCTCGCAGGGTGCGGGTCAGCCGTTCGGCGCGCAGGCCGCTGCCGCGCAGCCGCAGGCCGCCCAGCAGTCCGAGCCGCAGGGGCAGGCCGCCCCGGCCCCGCAGGCGCAGCCGGCCGGGGACTTCTCGCCGTTCTGGTTCGCGGTGCCGGTCGCCCGTCCGCTGTACGCGGAGGACGGTTCGCAGGCGCCGATCGCCGAACTGGCCCCGGGTACCTGGTACCTGGCGGTCGAGCAGCGCGGTGCCGCGCTGGTGGCGCAGACGCAGGACGGCCGTCGCGGCGTCCTTCAGGACACGACGGGCATCCAGCGCGGCTGACCCCGCGCCGCGGCCGGTCCAGCGCGACTGATCCCACGCCACGGCCGGTCGAGCGCGCTGACCCCGCACCGCGGCCGGTCCAGCGCGGCTGATCCCACGCCGCGGCCGGCCCAGCGTGGCTCATCCCGCGCGCGGCCGGTCCCGCACCGCCGATCCACCGCCTGCCGGCCCGCACCGCCGACCCCCGGGGCCCGTTCCCCGGCGTTCGCTCCCCGACGGCCCCTCGCCCGGAATCCCTTCCGGGCGGGGGGCCGTTGGCGTACAGTCCCCGCATCCGCGTGAACTGACGGAGCGTCAGAAAGGGTGTGGGCATGCGCCTCGGACTCGCCCTCGGTTACTGGGGCCGCGGCCCCTCCGCCGCTCATCTCGACCTCGCCCGCGAGGCCGAGCGGCTCGGCTACGACTCCGTGTGGACGGCCGAGGCCTGGGGCTCGGACGCCTTCACGGCGCTGACCTGGATCGCCGCCCACACCAGCCGCATCCGGCTGGGCACCGCCGTCGCGCAGATGGCGGCCCGGGCGCCGACCACCACCGCGATGCACGCGCTCACCCTTGACCACCTCTCCGGCGGGCGCGTGATGCTCGGACTCGGCCTGTCGGGGCCGCAGGTCGTCGAGGGCTGGTACGGGCGGCCCTTCCCCCGCTCCCCGCTGACGGCGACCCGCGAGTACGTGGACGTGGTCCGCCAGGTCCTGCGCCGCGAGGCCCCGGTGCGGCTCGAAGGACGCCACCACTCGCACCCGTACACCGGCCCCGACGGCACCGGACTCGGCAAGCCGCTCAAGCCGATCACCCACCCGCTCCGGGCCGACCTGCCGATCCTGCTGGGCGCCGAGGGGCCGAAGAACATCGCGCAGACCCTCGCGATCGCCGACGGCTGGCTGCCGCTGTACTGGTCGCCCGGGCGCTGGGCCGAGGTGTACGCGCTGCCCGAGCGGCTCCCCGAGGGCTTCCTGGTGGCCCCCATGGTCCGCGCCCAGCTCTGCGAGG is from Streptomyces venezuelae ATCC 10712 and encodes:
- a CDS encoding N-acetylmuramoyl-L-alanine amidase, whose translation is MPYDHRKTSRRARPRTLALVLAATGCCAVLAGCGAPEVSPPGGKSAESPTASRTTNGGATTTAPAPQGSPTAGHGGPSVQAGARTLAGRTVVIDPGHNSGNFRHSSEIDQKVNIGTNRKECDTTGTSTNGGYTEASFTLDVSRRLRELLTARGAKVVLTHDADRAWGPCIDERAKIGNAARADAVVSVHADGSAVGHRGFHVILPARVREGAADTAKIVGPSRELGERIAAQFARATGTAPANYLGSGTGLDVRDDLGGLNLSTVPKVFVECGNMRDPKDAQLLTSAAWRQRAAQGIADGIATYLKG
- a CDS encoding LLM class F420-dependent oxidoreductase encodes the protein MRLGLALGYWGRGPSAAHLDLAREAERLGYDSVWTAEAWGSDAFTALTWIAAHTSRIRLGTAVAQMAARAPTTTAMHALTLDHLSGGRVMLGLGLSGPQVVEGWYGRPFPRSPLTATREYVDVVRQVLRREAPVRLEGRHHSHPYTGPDGTGLGKPLKPITHPLRADLPILLGAEGPKNIAQTLAIADGWLPLYWSPGRWAEVYALPERLPEGFLVAPMVRAQLCEDVAAGLLPVKAMLGFYIGGMGHAARNFHADLMGRMGYEKEARRVQELFAAGRREEAVLAVPDAFADEISLVGPRERIAERLETWRRGPVTDLLVTSPDPATLRLLAELNS